ATCAAGCGTGACGGAATCCGCCAACTCAAGGCCATTCAGGTAGTGACGGAATTTCTCAGACAGCAGCAGTGCGCCGCCCCAGGCCGCATCCACGTGCATCCAGGTCTGGTATTCCGCCGCCAGCGCAGCAATCTCCGCTAACGGATCGATAGCCCCGGCGTCCGTTGTACCCGCAGTTGCAACGATCGCCAGAACCTGTTCGCCGTTGGCTTTCGCCTGCGCCAGCTTCGCCGCCAGATCGTTGAGATCCATGCGGGAGAATTCATCCGTCTTCACCAGCGTCACGGAGCGATAACCCAGCCCCATCAGCGCCATGTTTTTCTGCACGGAGAAGTGGGCATTTTCAGAGCATAATACTTTGATTTTGCTCAGATCGCCCGTTAAGCCATCCTGCTGAACTGAGTGGCCCTGGCGCGCAAAAAACGCATCGCGAGCCAGCATTAACCCCATCAGGTTGCTCTGGGTGCCGCCGCTGGTAAACACCCCGGCGTCGCCCGGCTGGTAACCCACCTGGGTGCGCAGCCATTCAATCAGCTTGATCTCAATGATGGTGGCTGAAGGGCTTTGATCCCACGAATCCATGCTCTGGTTGGTGGCGTTGATCAGCACTTCCGCCGCCTGGCTGATCACCAGGCTCGGGCAGTGAAGATGCGCAACACACTGCGGGTGATGCACAGAAAGACTGTCTTTCAGGAAGTACTCAACGGCGCGCTCAATCGCGGCCTGGTTGCCCAGGCCCTGAGAGGTAAATTCTAAATTGATGCGCTCACGCAGCTGCTCAACCGTTTTGCCCTGGTACATCTCAGGTTGTTTCAGCCACTGCACAACCGCTTTTGTGCTCTGCTCAATGGCATCCTGATAGGCGGCAATACTTTGCGCAGAACCTGAAAGAATCGGATTTACATCAGACATTCAATTGCTCCGATTAAACAGGCTTAACGCCGGCTGCCAACAACGCGTTCTCAAACTTGTCGAGGAAGATTTCCAGCTCGTCATTGCTGATCAGCAGCGATGGCAGCAGGCGCAGCACGCAACCGTTACGGCCGCCGCGCTCCAGAATCAGACCATTTTCGAAGCATTTTTTCTGCAGCAGCGCAGAAAGCTCGCCGTCTGCCGGGTAGCAACCCATGTGATCCTGCGCTTCGTTCGGCTTGACGATTTCAATACCAATCATCAGACCCAGACCGCGCACGTGGCCGATAACCGGGTAACGTTTTTGCAGCGCGGCCAGTTTTTCTTTCAGCCAGACGCCCTGCGCTGCCACTTTGTCGGCAATACGGTCGTCTTTCAGGATCTTCAGCGTTGTCAGACCGGTCGCCATCGCCAGCTGGTTGCCGCGGAACGTCCCGGTGTGGTGGCCCGGCGCCCATGCGTCGAACTGTTTTTTGATACCCAGTACGGCCAGCGGCAAACCGCCGCCAACAGCTTTAGACATCACAATGATATCCGGCTCGATACCGGCGTGTTCGAAGGCGAACAGTTTACCGGTACGGGCAAAGCCCGCCTGCACTTCGTCGATGATCAGGACAATGCCATGTTCCTGCGTCACTTTACGGATGCGCTGTAACCACTCGACCGGCGCCGGGTTCACGCCGCCCTCGCCCTGCACGGCTTCGAGGATCACCGCAGCCGGTTTACGCACGCCGCTTTCAACGTCGTTGATCAGGTTTTCGAAGTAGTAAGTTAACGCTTTCACGCCGGCTTCGCCGCCGATACCCAGCGGGCAGCGGTATTCGTTCGGGTAAGGCATAAACTGCACTTCCGGCATCATGCCGTTAACCGCTTCTTTCGGCGACAGGTTGCCGGTCACCGCCAGCGCGCCGTGGGTCATACCATGATAACCGCCGGAGAAGCTGATCACGCCGGAACGGCCGGTCACTTTTTTCGCCAGTTTCAACGCGGCTTCTACCGCATCCGCACCCGAAGGACCGGTGAACTGCAGGCAATACTCTTTGCCCTGGCCCGGCAGCAGCGACAGCAGATAAGCAGAGAACTCATCTTTTAACGGCGTGGTCAGATCCAGTGTATGTAACGGTAAGCCGCTGGTAATGACACTTTGGATGCTTTGCAGAACTTCAGGATGGTTATGACCCAGAGCCATGGTTCCTGCACCTGCGAGGCAGTCAAGATATTGATTATTTTCGACATCGGTGATCCAGACGCCCTGCGCTTTGGCAATTGCCAGAGGCAATTTACGCGGATAGCTCCTTACATTGGATTCAAACTCGGCTTGTCGTGCCAGGAAGGTTTCATTGTTCTGAGGTAATGAATTTGCATTCAAAGTATCAATACGGACTTTATCCGTCATCATATCACTCCTACAACCAGCGCGATGTTTCACTCTGATTGAATAATGGTTTATGGGATTTGCTCAAAAAAAAACGCGGCTAATATATGTTTTTTTAACGCCGGACTCAATCTTTTATTTTTAAAGGCATTTATCGACAATTACCTTTAAAATCAATAAGAAAAATAACACCTGCGCAGAATTTGCGTTACTTCAATTGTAAGCAATTCTGTTACAAATACCAAAGCGGAGCACTAACAGAGGAGTAAAGGCCTGAAATTATGGCTCTAAGCGCTGGCTTTTTATCCTGCAAAGCGCGGTATCGCCATTAATAACGGCGAAAATTAACGGCTAATGCGTTATTTTTCAGTTCTGCTGCATAAAGTGTAAGGAAAATATCGATTCAGCCGGGCAAATCACTTAATATGCCCGCTCCAAATTTCCCTGTGCGGAGAAACATTGAACAATGTGCGGCGCACTGTAACCAGGAAGTCACCGATTTAAGCTATAGAGCGCATCACCCGATAACCTGTGACAGGCAATACCGGTTATCGACAACGGGAGCAAATCCTGGGTTGTCATCAGAAATGTTCGCGGGCGGACATTTCGTAAGGCAAATACCACCGGGCAACCGGACTGGTTATTTCACCTTATGCCGAGAATGAAAATTTTCTTGCCATGAATTCATGGCGCCCTGATATGAGATTGTTATGACTCGCACTTTTCCACACATCGTCGTTGCCAAATTCGGCGGCACCAGTGTTGCTGACTTTGACGCGATGAGCCGTAGCGCCACCATCGTTCTTGCCGATAAAGATGTCCGTCTGGTTGTTCTGTCTGCCTCTGCGGGCGTGACCAATATTTTAGTCGAGCTTTCTGCCGGCCTGGAAAGCCGCGAACGCCTGGACAAAATCGAAACCCTGCGCACCATTCAGTACAACATTATCTCCCGCCTGAAACAGCAGGATGCTATTCGCCAGGAGATCGACCACCTGCTCGACAACATCAGCCGCCTGGCGGAAGAAGCCTGTACTGCCCGCTCGGCCGCGCTCAGCGATGCGCTGGTCAGCCACGGCGAATTGATGTCCAGCCTGCTGTTTGTCGAGGTGCTGCGCGAGCGCGATGTCGAAACCGAATGGTTTGATGCCCGCAAAGTTATTCGCACCACTGATAACTTTGGTTGCGCAGAACCGGTGCTGGATGCCACGGCAGAACGCGTTGAAAGACGGCTGCGTCCGCGTACCGAGCAGGCATTAGTGGTTACGCAGGGGTTTATCGGCCGCGAAGCGAACGGTCAAACCACCACGCTTGGCCGTGGCGGCAGTGACTACACCGCCTCGCTGCTGGGTGAAGCGTTACACGCGGCGCGCGTGGATATCTGGACCGATGTCGCCGGGATCTACACCACCGATCCGCGTATCGTCTCTAAGGCGCAGCGCATCGAGCAGATCTCATTTTCCGAAGCCAGCGAAATGGCAACCTTTGGTGCAAAAGTGCTGCATCCGGCGACACTATTGCCGGCAATGCGCAAAAATATCCCGGTCTTTGTCGGTTCCAGCAAACAACCTTCCGCCGGCGGTACGCTGGTCTGCCGCGATGCCGAAAACCCGCCGCGTTACCGCGCGCTGGCCATTCGCCGCCAGCAGACGCTGATGAAATTACACTGCGAGCAGGGGCAGTCCGCCTGCCACTTTTTAGCGGATACTTTCGCGCTGCTGGCGCGCCACGATGTGTCGGTCGATTCCATCACCACCTCAGAAACCAGTATCGCGCTGCTGCTGAACGCCTCCTGTGCCACCTCCGGTGAATCGAACCTGCTGACCACTTCTCTGCTCACCGAGCTGTCGTCGCATTGCCGCGTGGAGGTGGAAACCGGGCTTGCTTTAGTCAGCCTGATCGGTAATTCGCTGTCACAGGCTGAAGGCGTCTGCCATGAGGTGTTCGCCGGGCTGGCAAATCATCCCGTGCGGCTGATTTGCCACGGTGCGTCGCGCCACAGCCTCGGTTTCCTGCTGCCTGCAGAGGCCGCAGACGACGCGGTAAAAGCCTTACACCGCCGTCTGTTTGAATAACGGCGATGGATAAACCCGGCGCTTAAGCCCGGCTTTGTGCTGGCAGACAACCCGCTCTGCCAGCACGAAAAATAAGGCACGGCCTGTTCCACTGGCCGCCCGGACGTTCAGCGAACCCGGGCTGTAAACGATGCCGGGGAACAACTCATCGGGCATTGCCGCTTTACCGGCTTTCTTGTACCCTTCCCTACAACTTATCTCACCTGTTGAAAAGCAGAAATACCGGACTTCACATGGCTGCTCACACGTCGAAAGATCCCCTGCATGGCGTCACTCTGGAGATGCAAATCAACGCGCTGGTCGCCCGTTACGGCTGGAACGAACTGGGTAAGCGCATCAATATTAATTGCTTTAAAAACGAACCCAGCGTTAAATCCAGTCTCAAGTTTCTGCGCCGGACGCCCTGGGCGCGCGCAGAAGTCGAGGCGCTGTATCTGGATTCTCTGGATGATACCGCGCCGGTCAACAAGGATGAGCCCACCTTCAATCCGTGGACCCGCAGTCGAATCATCAATAAGAGCTAAGAAGATGTCCCTTAAAAAGTCAGTCGTCCTTTTTGCTACTGCGCTTTTACTGGTCAGTTGTTCCTCCAAACCACCTAAATCTCTTGTCACGCCGCTGCCGCCGGTGGCGAAACAGCCGTTGCCTGCAACGGGAAAAAATTCACAGCCGGTTCGCGGCGTCTGGCTGGCGACGGTTTCCCGCCTCGACTGGCCGCCGGTCAACTCGGTGAATGTCAGCAGCGCCGAGACGCGCATTCGCATGCAGCAGCAGGCGCTGGTGCAAAAACTGGATAAACTCAAAAGCCTTGGCATAAATACCGTCTTTTTCCAGGTGAAGCCGGACGGCACCGCGCTGTGGCCCTCTAAAATTTTGCCGTGGTCCGATATGCTGACCGGTACGATTGGGCAGGATCCGGGCTACGATCCGTTGCAGTTTGTGATTGATGAAGCGCACAAACGCGGCATGAAAGTGCATGCCTGGTTTAACCCATACCGCGTGGCGGTTAACACGCAGCCTGCAACCATCGCGGCACTTAACCGCACGCTCCCTTTACACCCGGCCAGCGTCTTTGTGCTGCATCGCGACTGGATCCGCACCGCCGGTGACCGGCTGGTGCTCGATCCTGGCATTCCCGATGTGCGCGACTGGATCACCAGCATCGTGGCTGAAGTGGTTGCCCATTACCCGGTCGATGGCGTGCAGTTTGATGACTATTTCTATACCGAAACGCCCGGTTCGCAACTGAATGACAACCAGACATTTCAGCAATATGGCCAGGGCTTTAGCACCAAAGCGGACTGGCGGCGCAACAACACCCTGCTGCTGATTGAGCAGGTTTCCCGCACCATTAAACAACTGAAACCGGGCGTCGAATTTGGCGTCAGCCCCGCCGGTGTATGGCGTAACCGCTCTTTCGACGCTGCGGGATCCGACACGCGCGGCGCGGCGGCTTACGATGAATCCTTCGCCGATACGCGTCGCTGGGTGCAGCAGGGATTGCTGGACTATATCGCCCCGCAAATTTACTGGCCCTTCTCACGCAGCGCTGCACGATATGACGTGCTGGCAAAATGGTGGGCCGATGTCGTCAAACCCACCCATACGCGCCTGTATATCGGTATCGCGCTGTATAAAGTGGGTGAACCGTCGAAGATGGAGCCGGACTGGATGGTCAACGGCGGCGTACCGGAGCTGAAAAAACAGCTCGATTTAAACGAATCGCTGCCGCAGATTAGCGGCACCATTTTGTTCCGCGAAGATTACTTGAACCGGCCGCAGACGCAGCAAGCGGTCAACTATTTGCGGGAGCGCTGGGGGGAATAACCCCCGCTGGTTAAGAGGGTGAGTCCACGAAGAGGCGTTGCATGCTGGATTTAATCAAAGAAAATAGTGTCCTGGTGTCAGTCATTTCATTATGCGTGGCCGCCCTCTCGCTGACGCTGAATAGAAAGACCTCCCGCATGACCAGCTACAATTCACGCGGGAACTATAGTGTCTATTTCAGCAAGATCGCGGGGTTGAAAAAATTTTTCACCTCCTCTGGCTTCAGCGTAAAAATCTATAATTCCGCCTTATCCGATATTATCGAGCTCGACCATAAAATTCATATCACTCCGCTGCTCGGCGGTATCCGCCGGGCGCAGATTTTTGACGGCCTCGAAAACCGCAATAATCTCGGCATCAGCAAAACGATCTATCCGGCATTTAAACGCGCGCGGAAAATAAAATTTCCGCGCCGTTATGCCCACGATGATCTTTATAGCTTTAATAGCTCGCCGTTTTTCGCCTGGTTTTCAGCCAGCGGTAAACATGCGGTATCCGCCAACCCGGTAGACAGAAAACTCAACCGATACCACAGCTATATCGAAATTACGGATTACTCCGGTCACAGCGAAATCTGGTATTTCTCCTTTTCGTTACACTTATCTAATCTCGATACCGATTTTGTAAAAAGCGCCAACTGGAAACGGCTCAGGGCAGGTGAATTGAGCCATTTTAAATATTATCGCTTTGCGGATTTCACGGTTCTTGCGCCTGTCGATCTGTATAAAAATCTTGCGACCGCTTTAACGCCGCAAAAACCTTTATCAGAAATTCGCGGTTGCAATGAGGAATATGAAAACTCAGACAGGCTCATGCAAAGTGGTTATGAATCATTAGAGTACGAACTGCAACAATATGAGCTGCGGGAATATTACTATTTCCTCAGCAAAATAAAGCAGCACCTCAGTTTTTAAGCCTTGACGCGCGTTCGCCGGTTTGCCGTAAGGACGAACGGCGTTTCAGGGCTCTTCCGTCAGCGCCTCGTAAACGCTACGCAAGCGCGAGCGCAGATACAGCACGGCTTTGTGTTTGCGGGAAAGTAACGCCTGCTGGCTGACACCACTCTCTTCCGCCAGTTCTTTATAGCTGTAACCGTACAGCTCCGTTTTCTCGAACACCTCGCGCTGTGCGGACGGCAGTTCGGCCAGCGCCTGCTCCAGCTCCTCCCACAGCAACGTTTTCAGGTATTCCTCTTCCGGGGTTTGCGGCACACCGAACAGCGTTTCTGCCAGTTCATCTTCGGCAGTATCTCCCTCGTCGTCAGTGAAAAAGCGGGATAACGGCAGTTCCCGTTTTTTTCGCGCCCGATCGGTCATTTCATTGCGCGCCGCGCGAAACAACCAGGCCGCGACATTCTCCACCGGCTGCTCCACCTGCATCAGTTGATAGGTCACTTCCTGCAGGATGTCATCGGCATCGTCCCGAACCGCAGTGCGACCACGGATAAAGGCTTTCAGCCGCGATCGGCAGGCATTAAGCGCGGCCATAACCAGCGATTCTCCCGCCACTCCGGCTTTCATTGTGTTCACTCTGCGTCCGGCGTTTTCGGGCGGTTATCGTCAGGCTGAGCGCGATCTTCCGCTTGCTCATCGCGATATCCGCGCCAGCCGCAGTGGCCGCGATGCCCGTGACGGCCAAAACCGTCGCGACGATGACGAATAAACTCTTCGCGCTGTTCCGGCGTCATCTGCATCCAGCGCTCATGCATGCGGCGATGCGCCCGCGCCATGCCAAACATCCCCGGCCGAAAACCGAGCCCGCCGAACAAAATGCGGCACAGCACCAGCACGCCCAGCGCCTGCCAGAAGCCGATGCTTTTTACCCCGAGGATCGCAGGCAGCAGCGCATTCCACAGCGACATCACCAGCAGCCCCAGGATGACCACCAGCGCCACACCGAAAATCACATGTTTCACCATGCGATGGCGGCCAAAACCGTGTCCACGATCGTGCCCATGCATATCAAAATCTCTCATTATTTTATTACTCCATCAGATTAGCGAATAAATGCTTGCGATGAAGTAGACGAATGAGCGGTAAAAATATTGCTAAAAAAATGGAAAAAGGCGAAACAAAGGCACCGTTTTTAGGCCGGGGACTTCAGCCCCCCTCCTTTTTTCTGCATCGCATCCAGGAATGCCCGACGGCTGGACATCTCCTCGCGATCGGCGATCGCCACAATTTCAGCCAGCATTCTTCTGGCCAGGATGCGGGCTCTGTTTTTATGCTGGTGTGAAATAGTGGTCATCTCACGGCCATGGACATACTCGCTGCGTAAATTATAAAGCGCATTCATCTCCTCCACGACAGAGAGATCCCCCAATACTCCCGCCAGGCGTTGCTTTAATTGCATGCTCGTTGCCCGTCGTTCACCCATACAGGCATCAATCACGATCATATGAGCAAGGAATTCATCAATCCCCTGTGAGAGAAACGCTTTCACAAAATGGTGCCTGGCCGCTTCATTGATTAAACCGTTGTGTATCGCCAGCGGAATATTGTCGAGTTGCTGTTGCGCAAGCCAGGGCTGTAACCCATCGTCATGCGAAAGCGGCAGCTCCAGGGGGATTTCGCGATCTATCACTTTGCCGTGACCATCCGGGAAAGCCTGATAATCCCAGGTCAGTGTTTCCGCCCCAGGCAGCGCTTGTTGATCGGCGAAAATGTCGTTCTCAACGGTATAAACCCAGGGGATCGTAAAGGCGCGCCATTCAATGTTGATCTTTTCGCGCCACGATTCCCACGGCGCTAACAACAGAGCAAAAATAGCGTCCTCTACCGCTTTTGGATAGCGATGCTCATAAGGCGTGATCGCGCCATAATCGTCTTTAAAGCCATCCCGTAGAAAACGGTAAGTCCGTGCAGGAATCTCTCTCTCAAGATTCACTTCCTCTCGCACCACCAGCCAGGTAAAGCACGTCAGACGATCGATATCGTCAGTTTTATGGGGATAGCGGCGGCTGAGCTGCGCGAAATTGACAAGTTGACGCAGCTCCTGCGGCGTAAACATATTGATTTCCGCATGACCAAAGGTGGCAGGCTGAATATTCGCCGCACAATCCAGAGGACACAGGTAAATTTTGGTGGTCTTTTTCTTGTCTAATTCATGGTGCAATAAGCTGGCGGCTTCAAGCGGATCGCTGACCAAATAGTGTTGTTCGGGGGTAAAAAAACAGGGTGCCCCCAGCGTACGTAGTGCCCTGACAAAAGGAAATTCAGAAAATTGCCCTGCAACCATCGCGTCATAATGCTGAATACAATACTGGATTAATGTGCGAAATTCCGCGCTTGCCGTCAGCATATTCAACTCTGTTTGTGCAGGCAAAGACCAGACGCCAGCAACGGCTGTCACAAGCTCTGGCGGAGGGGATACAGTCATATTGACTCTCCGGATCATTTAGCCAAAAAAGCTGACTTTTTCAGGGTTAAGCAGATGACGTCGGAGTGCGCGGAGGAATTTATCATCCTGCTCACCCGGAAACAGATTAGCCTGTGTTTTCGGCAATTCAGACTCATTCAGCGTAAAATCCAGGTTGATGATACCCTCGAGGAATAAACCCGGCAGATTCACGCAGTAAGCATTAGATCGTGAAACCACACAGTGCTGGCGGATAGGTCTTTCAGGGGGAAGATTTTTCAGGAACGGATCGTCTTTATAGGGAACAAATTCGCCACGGCCATCGCGAAGCAGATATAAAACAGCTTTGCCATTATTCGTTCCATTGAAGGTATAACGTGACAGTCCATTTTCCACAGCATATTTATGGGTGGCAAAGAAAAGCGCCACATCAGGAGAGGTCGTCAAATCGATGACCGGAGAATAGAGCCCATAATGCTGCAACATCGTGGTTAACAGATCGGCCAAATAATGATCCAATCCCTTCACCAGATCCAGCCGATAATGACCGAACTCACTGAGCACCGGATCATCAGAGTCAGCCATATCCTGCATTGAATACATATGCTCGCCATTATCCAGCGCCTGTTGGTGGCGGCGTTCTATATCCGCAATGTCAAACGTGGAATAGAACACTTTGGACCACTCTAACAACTCTAAAGAGTGAAAATCCAGGTAAGCGTTTTTATTATTGGCGAGTACTTTGCGCCAAAACGAGGACAGGAAGGAGATCTCGCCTAAACCCTCAATGGTAAAGTTGGGGTTGTTTATTTTGCGGTCAATAAAATAGTGTTGACTCTGACCGCGAAACAACAAAGGACGAGTTGCCCATTGCTGTGCTTCATCGATAATTTTATACATCTCAGTAAGCGATGAGGCTGATTTACTCCATACCTGAGAACAAGGTTTAGCAAAAAGATTCTGTATCTCATCATAACCAAAGCGAGAAACCATGTCCCGAGAGAGCAGCGCTCCACCATAGTAACGATCAATAATGATTTCAGTATCTTCATAACAAAAATACCCAGAATCAAATAAATCATTGGCTTGAGTATCAGTGAGTCCGTTTCTTTTAAAAGCATCTATTGATAATGCTTTTTCTGCCAGTGGCATACGAGGTTCTTCATTCCAGTCAAATGTATCGGAATAATATTGCCAGTGGCCATAATTAAATTTACCGCTCATTATAAATATCCTTATAATAATTGCTGTACTGTGTTTTATAAAAATCAACTTCCTTACTGCTTATGGCAGATAAGTCTTTTCTAAAACATTGTTAAAATCAAGGGATTTATGAGCGATACGAAATTTATCAAACAAGCAAAAACCGCGATAACGAGAAAACCCCCGGTGTACCGGGGGCTGTGACAATGCGTTTATTTTTTCTTGTACACATCAGCGGTGGCATGGATCTTTTTCCTGGTCTGATCCGACGTGACAATATAGATATCACCACCCTTTTCATCCGCCAGTTTACTCAGCGCATGACGGGCGTCCATTGGCGACATCTCATCAGAGGTGGTAATTTCGCCAATCTTTTCATACTGCGAAGAAACTTTGTCAAAGTCTGCCTTTTCCATCAATTTCGCGGCCCAGGCATTACTGGCTAATAACGTTAACGCGCTAATAATCACTAAGCTTTTTTTATTCATCACCGCATTCTCCAGATCGTTTATGAGATTGTTGTAAATAACGGAAAAGCACAGTCGATCATTTACTCTATAAAAGTAGTCGAAGAAAAAAAGATTACAATATAACCACTCAATGGATGTTTTTAGCGCACTGAGTCAGGTAAACAAATAAAACAGGCATTTAAAATATCATATACAATACTCCGCAATTTATTCCGTGGTATCTGCAGGAGCCTGGTGATGAAAAATGCCCCCCTCAACCTTCCCGCTGGTTATTTTGGTATTGTGCTCGGTATTATCGGGCTGGGCTTTTCCTGGCGCTTTGCCGCCACGCTTTGGCCAGTCACGCTGTGGCCTGCGAATACGCTGATTATTCTGGCCATTGTTATCTGGGTGCTGCTGACGCTGGCATTTTTCATCCGCCTGTTGCGCCACACCGGCACACTGCTCGAAGAGATTACCCATCCACTAAAGAGCAGTTTTGTCAGCCTGCTGCCCGCCACTTCCATGCTGGTGGCGATCGGTCTGACACCCTGGAGCTACCCGATGGCACTGGCGCTTTTTCTGCCCGCCGTCATCTGCCAGCTTGCCTATGCCGCCTGGCAAACCGCCGGATTATGGCGCGGCACCCATCCGAAAGAAGCCACCACGCCGGGGCTTTATCTGCCAACCGTCGCCAATAACTTTATCAGCGCCATGGCCTGCGGTGCGCTCGGTTTTAACGATGTCGGGATGCTGTTTCTCGGCGCCGGGCTCTTCTCCTGGCTGAGCCTTGAACCGGCGATCCTCAGCCGCCTGCGCAACCTTGATGAGATGTCCCCTACGGTGCGTACTTCGCTGGGCATTCAGATGGCGCCCGCGTTTGTCGCCTGTAGCGCATGGCTCAGCGTCAACGGCGGCCAGGTTGATGTGTTCGCGAAACTGCTGTTTGGTTACGGGCTGCTGCAAATGCTGTTTATGATCCGCCTGATCCCGTGGTACAGCGCCCAACCGTTCAACCCGTCGTTCTGGAGTTTCTCCTTCGGCGTGGCCTCACTCGCTACGACTTCTATCCGGCTGGGACATGCCGCGCCCGGCGGCGCACTCTACTGGATCTCATTCCCGCTGTTTATTGCTGCCAATCTGGTGATTGGCCTGTTGATTGTCAAAACGTTTTCCCTGCTGCTGCATGGAAAACTGCTGGTTCGAAGCTAAACGGCCGGGCGTCAGCCGGTTAACCCGCTGACGCCCTGAGGTTTAAGGCCGCCGGAACAGCACAATACTGCGACCATCGAGTTCAAAATCCTTCTCGCGCGTAATCACCACGCCGGGTTTAACCTTCTCAGACGTTGACAGCTCCAGCACCCAGCCGCCTTCACCGAACTGCGGAATACGAAACGGCACCGTCCCTTCGAACGGGTTGAAGAGCATCAGTACGTCGTGCCAGATCCCTTCCTGCCCCTGCAAATCGGCGCGTCCGATATGCACGCCCAGCGTGGTTCCCTCTTCCCACTGCTCCGGTTGCTGGAAACCGCCGCCGGCATTAAACCAGGCAATCTCCATCCCGTCGCGCCAGTTTTCCCGCCGCAGTAGCGGCTGTGACGCGCGCAGCGCAATCAACTGGCGGGTAAATTCTCGCAGCGCCTCGCCCTCGCCCTGAATCTCCTCCCAATGGATCCAGGAGATTTCGCTATCCTGGCAGTAACCGTTGTTATTACCCTGCTGGGTACGGCCAAACTCATCGCCCGCGAGGATCATTGGCGTACCGTGCGAGAACAACAGCGTGGTGAGGAAGTTCCGCTGCTGGCGGGCGCGTACCGCGAGAATGCCTTCATCGTCCGTTGGCCCTTCCGCGCCATAATTGTATGATCGGTTGTCGTTATGCCCGTCGTTATTGTCTTCGCCGTTGGCCTCATTGTGTTTGTCGTTATACGACACCAAATCGCGCAGCGTGAAACCATCATGCGCAGTAATAAAGTTGACGCTTGCCCACGGACGACGACCGCGCTGATCGTACAAATCACCTGAGCCGAGCAGACGCGCGGCGAAATCCGTCGAGACATTATCGCCCTTCCAGTATTCGCGCAGCGTATCGCGGTATTTGTCGTTCCACTCCGCCCATCCCGGCGGGAAACCGCCGACCTGATAACCGCCAGGGCCGATATCCCACGGTTCGCCGATCAGTTTCAGCTTCGACAATACCGGGTCCTGCGTCATGGCATCGAAAAATCCGCCGCGCTGATCGAACCCTTCCGGTTCGCGACCGAGAATGGTGCCAAGATCGAAACGAAAACCGTCAATATGCATCGATTCCGCCCAGTAACGCAGGGAATCCATCACCATCTGCAATACGCGCGGGTGCGAGGTATTCACCGTATTGCCGGTACCGGTATCGTTGATGTAGTAACGGTGTTGATCGGGCAACGTGCGGTAGTAAGAGAAGTTATCGATACCTTTGAAAGAGAGCGTCGGGCCAAGCTCGTTGCCTTCCGCCGTATGGTTATAAACCACATCGAGGATCACTTCGATCCCGGCGTCGTGAAACGCCCGCACCATCTCGCGGAAGCCCTGAATACCGCGCGGGCCGTAGTAGCGCGAGGCTGGCGCAAAGAAACCGAGCGTGTTGTAGC
The Kosakonia oryzae genome window above contains:
- a CDS encoding VF530 family protein — its product is MAAHTSKDPLHGVTLEMQINALVARYGWNELGKRININCFKNEPSVKSSLKFLRRTPWARAEVEALYLDSLDDTAPVNKDEPTFNPWTRSRIINKS
- the lysC gene encoding lysine-sensitive aspartokinase 3 is translated as MTRTFPHIVVAKFGGTSVADFDAMSRSATIVLADKDVRLVVLSASAGVTNILVELSAGLESRERLDKIETLRTIQYNIISRLKQQDAIRQEIDHLLDNISRLAEEACTARSAALSDALVSHGELMSSLLFVEVLRERDVETEWFDARKVIRTTDNFGCAEPVLDATAERVERRLRPRTEQALVVTQGFIGREANGQTTTLGRGGSDYTASLLGEALHAARVDIWTDVAGIYTTDPRIVSKAQRIEQISFSEASEMATFGAKVLHPATLLPAMRKNIPVFVGSSKQPSAGGTLVCRDAENPPRYRALAIRRQQTLMKLHCEQGQSACHFLADTFALLARHDVSVDSITTSETSIALLLNASCATSGESNLLTTSLLTELSSHCRVEVETGLALVSLIGNSLSQAEGVCHEVFAGLANHPVRLICHGASRHSLGFLLPAEAADDAVKALHRRLFE
- a CDS encoding diaminobutyrate--2-oxoglutarate transaminase, whose amino-acid sequence is MTDKVRIDTLNANSLPQNNETFLARQAEFESNVRSYPRKLPLAIAKAQGVWITDVENNQYLDCLAGAGTMALGHNHPEVLQSIQSVITSGLPLHTLDLTTPLKDEFSAYLLSLLPGQGKEYCLQFTGPSGADAVEAALKLAKKVTGRSGVISFSGGYHGMTHGALAVTGNLSPKEAVNGMMPEVQFMPYPNEYRCPLGIGGEAGVKALTYYFENLINDVESGVRKPAAVILEAVQGEGGVNPAPVEWLQRIRKVTQEHGIVLIIDEVQAGFARTGKLFAFEHAGIEPDIIVMSKAVGGGLPLAVLGIKKQFDAWAPGHHTGTFRGNQLAMATGLTTLKILKDDRIADKVAAQGVWLKEKLAALQKRYPVIGHVRGLGLMIGIEIVKPNEAQDHMGCYPADGELSALLQKKCFENGLILERGGRNGCVLRLLPSLLISNDELEIFLDKFENALLAAGVKPV
- a CDS encoding pyridoxal phosphate-dependent decarboxylase family protein, with amino-acid sequence MSDVNPILSGSAQSIAAYQDAIEQSTKAVVQWLKQPEMYQGKTVEQLRERINLEFTSQGLGNQAAIERAVEYFLKDSLSVHHPQCVAHLHCPSLVISQAAEVLINATNQSMDSWDQSPSATIIEIKLIEWLRTQVGYQPGDAGVFTSGGTQSNLMGLMLARDAFFARQGHSVQQDGLTGDLSKIKVLCSENAHFSVQKNMALMGLGYRSVTLVKTDEFSRMDLNDLAAKLAQAKANGEQVLAIVATAGTTDAGAIDPLAEIAALAAEYQTWMHVDAAWGGALLLSEKFRHYLNGLELADSVTLDFHKQFFQTISCGAFLLKDPRHYQLMRYQAAYLNSDFDEEHGVPNLVSKSLQTTRRFDALKLWMGLEALGKKQYAEIIDNGVTLAQQVAEFVAQEPQLELVMQPQLASVLFRFRPQNDDMSAVALLNQRIGDALLASGAANVGVTEADGITCLKLTLLNPTVCLQDVKVLLASVKACGEQLLNA
- a CDS encoding glycoside hydrolase family 10 protein yields the protein MSLKKSVVLFATALLLVSCSSKPPKSLVTPLPPVAKQPLPATGKNSQPVRGVWLATVSRLDWPPVNSVNVSSAETRIRMQQQALVQKLDKLKSLGINTVFFQVKPDGTALWPSKILPWSDMLTGTIGQDPGYDPLQFVIDEAHKRGMKVHAWFNPYRVAVNTQPATIAALNRTLPLHPASVFVLHRDWIRTAGDRLVLDPGIPDVRDWITSIVAEVVAHYPVDGVQFDDYFYTETPGSQLNDNQTFQQYGQGFSTKADWRRNNTLLLIEQVSRTIKQLKPGVEFGVSPAGVWRNRSFDAAGSDTRGAAAYDESFADTRRWVQQGLLDYIAPQIYWPFSRSAARYDVLAKWWADVVKPTHTRLYIGIALYKVGEPSKMEPDWMVNGGVPELKKQLDLNESLPQISGTILFREDYLNRPQTQQAVNYLRERWGE